From Punica granatum isolate Tunisia-2019 chromosome 1, ASM765513v2, whole genome shotgun sequence:
TAGCTCGTTAAATACCGGCCGATTAATGGAATATGTTATAAATATCTATCCACTTCTTGAGTGATACTCAGTGGTTTTTAATGTACTTACAACCATCTAGTACTTTTTTCCACATAATGGTAGATAAGACTGTTGaaagtatattttattattattagaaatGATAATAACGAATATCTAGTTAGTTTAgattttttgatatttaaaattattccaTATTATTTAGACGTATTTgtttatatttgttttttttcaataataaggGAGACACATAAATTTAGTacaaggaaagaaaataaaactaaataaaatggcacATAAGTTTCGCCGATGAGAATCGAACTCGAGATCTTTTGGTTCCAGGCGGCGTTTTGTGTCACTGCATCAAAACCCCTTCCTCGACATTAGGCTTATAAATAAGTTGGCTAttaattaaccaaaaaaaaaaacttggcTATTATAGTCCTTGAATGTTGAATACAGTTAACATTCTTTACTTGTGGTTTCGACCTACAAATCATCGCGTCTACGATATTTTATCTCATACTTTTGGCGATAGTTAAAGTTTATTAAAGGCAAAATGAATGAGAACTATCAAGAGAGTATAGAGCAGTGACGTAGCTCTCACCTAATGGCCAAGATGTCCATAGTTCGATAGCCAATGGAATTATctgtgcccctttattagatatttaagttttgtttggttttaaagtttatttttatctctactttacttattttcaaattcaacaacataattattattattatatttttttcaatttttttaaccattcaattcaattttcaaagTTAGAATATAGGTgagtttaactcaactctaatcCCAAACAAGGTGtcaagatttctatttcaatacACTAGGTCCATAAGCCTccattgtaatcgaaaaaaggtatatatacatatacatatatgtatgtatgtatgtatgaatGTATGTAAGATGGGAGCTGGCAAACAAATGCTCGCATTGAGTTACTTAATTCgctaaattattaatttaataatggCTCGAATGCAAACACAAGAGTCCACTAACACTTTaatcttcaatttttcaattgtcAGCACTTGACTACTTGAATTGTCAAAATCGAGAATTTGgtccctgaattttcaaaaatcataaCAAAATGGTCCTTTTAGGGATCAAACTGTTGGGAAAAAAAGAGGCTAAAAGAACCATTTTGTtatagtttttgaaaattcaatgaccgaatttttgaatttgaaattttagatAATCAAGTGCTAGCAATTGAAAAATTGGAGGAACAAAGTGTTAGTGAACTCCAAACTCAATATTCAATTTTTGCCATTTCTGTCTCTATAGCAAAGAAGCTAAGAGCATGAAAAGAATTTCTTTACTCCTTCCCCTCATTAGTCAAAGGGACTTAAAAATTTACACTGAATCTTCTATATTAAAGAACAAGAGATATGTTTTACTTGGTCACGGAACAAGTAGACCGTCGAGGAAAATAACTGTCCCGCATGCCTCAACGACGGTTCATCTAATCTAAAGACCACAAAAACATCTGAACGTCTTCTTCCCTCTTCTACAAACTCTTTCTTCTTTGTCTTCTTCCATGCCGGTCTTCTTATTCCATGTGAACTaaactctttcttcttcttcttcttccctgcCGGTCGCTCTCCTCACTGTGAGGGACGACGGGTTGATAACCttgggtgggggggggggggggggggggggggggggggggggggggggggggggggggggggcgatAATGCTGATGCAGCTCCCGTTCTTGCCCTCGCCCGGGGTGTTGGAGTAATTCGGCGGCATCAGCGGTAGCAGAGgctgctgcttcttcttcatccaTGGGAACGGGAGTCCCCACAGCAGCCTCCGTAGATCCGGCAGACCGAACTTGGTCTTCTACTTGATGTTTGCTCCTTGGCTCCGCTTCATGAATCCATTCCCTTTGATGTCGCATCCGAAATCCAGCTCGAAGTGCAATTTCTTGAAATAATCATTGTTCTTCGGTGGATCAACGCCCTTTCTTGGGCTCTTCTAGTCACATCTTCTGCAATAAagataattggaaaaaattcaattggtCCAGGAGTGTAGACGTTCTCATACCATGTGAAGTTTGGAATAATCTAACTCAATTGTATTGAGAATGTTCAGTCAAGTAATTAGACCACGAGCCttacatgaaaaaggaaacCGAAATAATCTTCTAAGCCTAATATCTAAGCGACTAACTAAATATAGAAGATTTCTACAATCCAAATTATCCTAAAGTTGGTATGCGCATGCTCCGAGAGCCCCGCCGGTATTGATGGCACGCCAATCGCTCTACTTTATGGAAATAACGAATTATTTATAATGAAGACGAATGTAAGGCAAAACTTTGCCCATTTAGCTTCGAAATAATATTCTTCGAGACTAGGATGACAACAGCGAATGACTTTATTGTGAGTTGTAAATTCATTTAACTTAGAAGACTAGTTGGATCCAACTTCATGTGACACAGAAGGAGTTAAAATTTGCCCAATTAACAAAAATCCATAAGCGGGAccaattaatgaaattaatccACGTGGTTTGCTATCAAgcttatgaaaattttgatcaaAATCCAGTCTTCTGGCTCCACGGGATTGAAACCTCATAAGTAATTGCAAGTTGACAAGTTCGCTGAATTACTATTAGTTGATATAGTCGAGAGTTAAGTTAGTAGTTTTCCAAGTGGTTCAAATTGTCATGTCATTGatcaacaaataaaatcccaCGTGTACACCAACGTGGATttgttcaagcggttcggcgcTTATTCCGTTTAAGCAAAGTCTTAGATTTGAATCCTCGTGAATGCATAAAAATCTGTGCCGGGAAAACTTTATCCATTCGTGGGTCGATCCAGCTTGACTGAATTAGCCTGGCTCAATTAGGCTTATAGATATCATTgttcacatcgaaaaaaaaatcccatgGCATCCGGTACATTTACTAATCGCCAAGCTAAAAACCCAATGGAATTTCATTTCAGTAAGTACAAATGCTTCTTAACCGATTTTGTTCGCAATTTATTGGAACTAGTTGATATTCACATATTGTGCAATAATtgtttgtcaatttttatatcaaaaaattaaataattaacacATATTGCGATATAGGAATGACTATAAATAGAACAATGACGTCCAACAATTGAAATCTGCTCCATATAAGTGTGTTTGagcgcacacatatatataggtgcGTGCGATTTCACTTTTAGCAAAATAAGGAAGGAGCTACAAAACTGTtcgctaaaaaaaaaagggggggctACAAAACTAACATTTTATACTTATTCTTGTCCCGATTATGCATCTATTATATGAATATACATGCATAGGCGAGCAGCTGCAGACCCAACATTTGGGAATTAAGTTTGTGAAGAACTTGTTCAAAAACCTATGCATTGTGAAACATTAATAATAGTAGTCCTATGATTTAGCAACAACAAACTTATGGTGTGTTTAATTTTAAAGTTAAGTACAGtcgagttttaattttaattgaattgtaatgattatgttgttgaattttgagaaaaaatgtgaaaaaagtaatgattgtgttgttaaattgtggaaaaagtaattgataattgagagaatttagtattaaaaattgagttgaatgattaaaaaattgaagaaaaatgaaaaaagtaataattgtgttgttgatttttattgtatagtgagtagagttaaagttatagttaaaattttaaaaatttaattgtaaaaccaaacggattattttataaattttaaagttaTAGCTAAAGCTCCCGTTTGATttcataatttgattttaaaatttttactctaattttaactctatccactatataacaaaagtcaacaatataattattactttttcattttttttcaaatgaaaaagtaatacaGGGTACTCGGAACTGACCACCcctacaattattacaaataaattaaaatcaaaatttaactcaactcaattctgaaaccaaacgcactaaAATCTCGACAAGAAAAATcgctcattttatttttttagaatattaattatttactaTTGACATTAGTAACTTGTTTAATATGAATCAAAGAACACAATGATGACCCCTAGTCACATCTTTCACTCGAAAACAAAAATTACCAAACTGTCACAAATTTATGGCCTAACGTTGTAGGATCATATAAGAGGTACTTCTTTATGCATGAAATAGGGTCATAGCGGAGCATATATTTGTGCCGCAcgagtaattaattaatgcagtctaaaaaaataaattaaacctCAACCAAGAGCAATATTGTTAAAGccaaaagtaaaatgaataatattttagtatgttatatatgaaatttgggTTTACCTTTTTTCGAAGGGAAAATGCGCCTTCAAACTTAATATAGTGGTCATCCCCCAATGCAAAAACTCTATTTCTGTTATAGACATGCACCTTGTATTATATAGAGATGAcgaaaagaagaataaaaaaaaaagttaatgaaAATCGAATCAACATAAGCATCTACATACAGAACCAGAAATCTATGCCAATCAATACACATCCACTTCACAAACAATCTAAAACGCTAATTCATGATGTGCAAATAAAACAGAAAGCTGGAGATTTGCTTCTCAGCTTATTGGCGGTTCTTTTCCTCTCCCCGTTGGGCtatttataattcaaaatGGTTAAAACAGTGAATCACTGTAACGAAAATAAAGgaccgtttggattcagaattaaagttactttgattttgattttgattttgattgtggaaaatgacaaatgagatgtgattataaatttgatttgggaaatgtatgtttttgttgtgtagtgtattgagttaaagttaaagttaaaatttttgaattgggaaatgtgtatttttattgtgtagtatattgaattaaagttaaagttaaaattaaaattaattaactctgaatccaatcTAGGCCTAAATaagtggagagagagaggaatggTATTTAAATGactcaataattaatttttgcattttcttttttcagttcTTTGGCAAGGGTACATGAGAAGTTGCGCAATAGTGAGTCGAGGGTTTAGAAATTAGAGTTATGATgttaatggcttgtttagtttgcaaatgtgatttaaaaatcacaactttaatcTAATTCtattcacaacaaaacaaaataactcatacaaagtcaaaagagTTGACTCTATTTATAcaactttttttcacaacaaaataaaataactcatacaaaatcaaaggatGGATTCCATTTATactactctttttcaaaatcaaaatctgatgttaaaatcatattttaaaaccaaacgtAGCATAAATTTTCCAATTCATCCAGCACTAATATATTGCATGTAGATTCGACCAATTACACAATAATGAACTCACATTTTCCAACGCATGCCAATAAACGCATCTCTCCACATCCCCAAATTCCAATTAAATTACCAACTTGTCTgcttaaattttcatattattattattattattgctgttgttattattattattattttagacTACTTCAGCGAGATTCTTCCGTTCGTTTTATAAGGAGCTTCATAAGTGGTTTGGGTAAACCCTTAACTTAGGTTGATTCGTCACATTCCCTACATTAATGTTACATCAATTCATGCAATTATCCAACCATCAACTTACATTTTTCATCGCATGCCAATAAACACATCTCTCTAtatccccaagttctaattaaGTTCTAATTAAATTACCAACTTGTGTGTTTTCACAGAAGCTCTTTATGCAAACTCTTAGTTTCTCGTTGATCTGCCATTTGCATCACCTACATTAATGTTACATCAGTTCATGCAATACCACCATAAGGTGGTCTAGTAGTTAAGTATCAAGCGTTCTATTTGAATATCACGGGTTCGAATCTCACTGAGGACGTAGAGCTCGACACTATGCGggtgtattatgggatggcGGTGGTCGGCCCATAATACTTGATCCAGTGAGCCTTGGatttaatttactaatgtGTTGGTGGGGATGCggtgatcaagttgggctaaAGTCTCAGCGAGCTATGGCGAACGGAACATTTCGTGACGGTTAGGTTCTCTTAATTGGGGTAATCACAACATACTAATAACCCGACCTATccttttattcataaaaaaaatcagttcATGCAATTAACCAATAAAGAACTCGCATTTTTTCAACGCTGGGATTTATTATTTGTAACATTAATTTCCActatcatatttttaaattataattaaaagaaaattacgcacaaaaaaaatgaggaaaaaacaaaaaaggaaggCCGGTTGTTGACCCAAATTGGAACGACAATATTTCAAAGTAGTTTTAGGTTTAGAATGGACTAGAGATTGCAATAATCAAGCGCCAGCTCATccattcaaaagaaaaatctaggCACCCATCTTAGTCAATCTTATTTGGCTCATTCTGCATTTTGCTTTCACATCTGAAAATTATGATTCGAGAAACCGTCACAaggaaataaagaaaatcgTTTTTTCCACGCTTCTTTTTTAGCTTGATGAAATACACATTTTAGCctaaattttagttttttttttcattcccaaaaataaatgcatctatctatctatatatatacgagCAATGAAAAGCTCATGCTAAATTAATATGTCACATACTCATCTAAATTGACACATTACACTCTCTGCGTTAAAATATATAGACAAATATGTTAACTTTatctataattattttatcgtaaaaattaattgtaattccCAATGTCATGCGTGGCATTTCCTTCCTCCCTCACTATTTACTCTATTGGGTCCATTCATCTCCCCCTCTATCATTCTGTTTCAATGGCTGTTTATGTATCTATGTCatgttttatatattatacatatatatatatatatgtaaaatctatgcaatatatctatatacacaTACTTTCAAAATCCAAACCgtaatacaatttttttaaatggatGTTCCGCTAATTATCATTTTCGATTTATGCAAATATAAATATCCCTTCttccttttcaaattttcatattgtttTGGATTCccgaaaaataacaaaaatattttattcataaaccAAACCTCCTTGCAAGTCTGCAATGTTTCAACGTCCTAATATGCAAATTTGAGCACACAAGTTGGTAATTTAATTGGAACTTACAGATATGGAGAGATGTACTTATTATAACATCGCAAATAACttaatgtaaaaatatattaaaactaGGCAATAACCCCTACAATGCAAGGAAATTTGGGGAATACAAAATTGAatgtattttcaaaaattataaaatatcaaCAAGATTTTAAAAGTACAAATATAATgtattattttactttataactaaaaatgaaaattttaattttaaaaaaatatgtctatttaaaatatgcatggtgcttaaataaattttctagatatataaaatagccccctttttttgtatttcaaATTACCCTTTTCGGGTCTcaagttaaaattttcattatttaataaGGAATCTTAACAATTAATTAACGTGTGCTGATAATATGGACTAATTAGAAATCATTCGCTGAACTTGATCCAATTAAAAAATGTCGCAAAATCCGTTGAATGGAACTATAAGGATACTCGTTATAGAGTTAAAGGCGCCAAAAtcgagtttttcttttattaataacCAAAAAATCGAGTTTGGATGGGGCGTcatttatgtatattataaTCAGTTACTTTTATATAAAGTTGGaaaatttatagttttttttttcttggctttcagaggaagaagaagcttatAAGCAACTCCAACcgctttctccttctccttccctctctccctctctctctctctctgcatgAAGTAGATTGTTTGCGAGCTCCTTAAATTCTTGGAAGGAAGATTGGAAATTTCCTGAAGGAGCGGACTGCAAATGACACTTCGCCCATCTGATTGAGAGGTGAGAGCTCccttctttctcctttcttcACCCTTCAGCAGTTCCCACTGCTCTTAGTTCGACTGCTGAGCAAGCTAAACCATGTGTCGGCTCCTCTGTTCTGATCTCCTCTGCTGCTGGTTTTAGTTGCTTTCTCCTGATTTCAGTTTTGTCGCTCCATGAATCTCTATTTAGCTAATCAGAACATGAAACGAGACGAACGAACTGAGACCTCCTTGAGCTAGCAAAgtcggttttctttttctttttttctttttctggggTCGAATACGATTTCCGTTGATCTGTTGCTTCATTTCGTTTCAGTGTCCATGCTACTTATCTTCTACAGAGAAAAATCActgattttgttttctttgatGTCGATAGTCATCAGACGACGCATCTGGGTATGGAAATCCTCTCATACAACTCTGCACGATGTAGTAGTGTTGTTAAGTTGAGATCGAATTCGGCTGACAGAATCTCAAATACGAAGAGATCAAAGATTTCTGGTAGTAAAAGGTGTAAGCTTTTGTTCCCGCTAAGGGACTTTGGAAATGGTTCTTTTAGATATTCGGCTGCAGGGCGAATCGGCTCGAACAATTCTAAGATCCCGAGAAGTTCCCATCTACTGGTCTCAAATGGAAGCTATGATGGGTATGTGGTCGGAAGCGAAGAGGATTTGAGCAGTGTTTCAGAAGACGGGAAATCGATTCCTAAGGTTCTAATCCCAGGCTTGCCTGATGAATCAAATGGTGAATGCAGAGCTCCCATCAGTAGTTGTTTCTGGGAGTGGAAGCCAAAACTGAATGTTCACTACGAGAAAGCGGGGTGTGAGAATTTAAAATCTCCTGCCATTTTGTTCCTTCCAGGTTTTGGTGTCGGTTCTTTTCATTATGAGAAGCAGCTGAAGGATCTCGGACGCGATTACAGAGTTTGGGCGCTCGATTTTCTCGGGCAGGGCATGTCTTTACCCTGTGAGGATCCCACACCAGGACTGAAGGGACAGAAAGAAGATGCTGAGAGGAAAGATTCAGTGTGGGGCTTCGGGGAGGAAACCGAGCCGTGGGCAAACGAGCTTGTATACTCTGTGGATTTGTGGAGGGACCAAGTCCGTTATTTTGTGGAAGAGgtaatcatttttatagaaGATTCATTCATTCTCCGTTTTCAGTTCAATAACTGAATGCTGCCTCTTACTTATGTTTTAGGTAATTGGAGAACCTGTTTATGTAGTTGGAAATTCACTGGGAGGATATGTTTCATTGTACTTTGCTGCATGCAACCCACAATTGGTGAAGGGCGTGACCTTACTCAATGCAACCCCATTTTGGGGATTTCTGCCTAATCGCTCTAGATCTCCAAGACTCGCTAAAGTTTTTCCATGGGCTGGGACATTCCCTCTCCCTCCAAGAGTCAGAAAGCTCACTGAACTTGTGTAAGTTCTTATATTTGATCCTTAGAGATCAAACCATAACCTAATATCTCGAGTCAATTATTTCTGAGAAAGCAGGCTTTCATCTTAACATGTTAAAGGATTTTCCAAGGGAGATCCTTTGCATTTGAGTtacttaaataaataaagaagaagaggatACTTGAGTTGGCAGTCTTGCTGGCAACAGACATTACTTATCGAGAACAAACTCCTTGTTGGAGATGACAGTATTCTATTGCCAACAGGCAACAACGGCTCCCAGAGAAGTCTGCGCTAATAACAGGAATTGTCAACCAGAGTATCCCCTTATTGTGACTCTCTCATTTGCTTTATTTCAGTTGGCAGAAGATCAGCGATCCAAAAAGCATCGCAGAAGTTCTAAAACAGGTTTATGCGGATCATTCCACGAATGTCGACAAAGTCTTTGCTCGTATTCTCCAAACGGCACAACATCCTGCTGCTGCCGCCTCATTTGCCTCTATTATGTGTGCTCCTCAGGCACAGCTATCCTTCAATGAGGCTTTGTCCCAGTATGTATCATCGCTCGAGAACTGCAAGTGCTAAGATCATTCGACTTATTAGTATTTATCTGTTGTCTCCCCTTTTGATGAGGCCTTCGGTTTCGTTTTGCTGTTCAGGTGTCAGGCCCAGAATGTGCCTGTGTGCCTCGTGTATGGAAAAGAAGACCCGTGGGTGAAGCCTGTGTGGGGGCGTCAGGTGAAACGGCAG
This genomic window contains:
- the LOC116188966 gene encoding pheophytinase, chloroplastic isoform X4, with the translated sequence MEILSYNSARCSSVVKLRSNSADRISNTKRSKISGSKRCKLLFPLRDFGNGSFRYSAAGRIGSNNSKIPRSSHLLVSNGSYDGYVVGSEEDLSSVSEDGKSIPKVLIPGLPDESNGECRAPISSCFWEWKPKLNVHYEKAGCENLKSPAILFLPGFGVGSFHYEKQLKDLGRDYRVWALDFLGQGMSLPCEDPTPGLKGQKEDAERKDSVWGFGEETEPWANELVYSVDLWRDQVRYFVEEVIGEPVYVVGNSLGGYVSLYFAACNPQLVKGVTLLNATPFWGFLPNRSRSPRLAKVFPWAGTFPLPPRVRKLTELVWQKISDPKSIAEVLKQVYADHSTNVDKVFARILQTAQHPAAAASFASIMCAPQAQLSFNEALSQCQAQNVPVCLVYGKEDPWVKPVWGRQVKRQIPNAPYYEISPAGHCPHDEVPEVRNVYAGGELFITRMDKKP
- the LOC116188966 gene encoding pheophytinase, chloroplastic isoform X1, which translates into the protein MEILSYNSARCSSVVKLRSNSADRISNTKRSKISGSKRCKLLFPLRDFGNGSFRYSAAGRIGSNNSKIPRSSHLLVSNGSYDGYVVGSEEDLSSVSEDGKSIPKVLIPGLPDESNGECRAPISSCFWEWKPKLNVHYEKAGCENLKSPAILFLPGFGVGSFHYEKQLKDLGRDYRVWALDFLGQGMSLPCEDPTPGLKGQKEDAERKDSVWGFGEETEPWANELVYSVDLWRDQVRYFVEEVIGEPVYVVGNSLGGYVSLYFAACNPQLVKGVTLLNATPFWGFLPNRSRSPRLAKVFPWAGTFPLPPRVRKLTELVWQKISDPKSIAEVLKQVYADHSTNVDKVFARILQTAQHPAAAASFASIMCAPQAQLSFNEALSQCQAQNVPVCLVYGKEDPWVKPVWGRQVKRQIPNAPYYEISPAGHCPHDEVPEVVNYLLRGWIKSLEAEGSISLPLLDDVEAPQNSIIRDLEFVREGAKKSLKVRVVESKSELWNRISSFIESRLGKVKLKS
- the LOC116188966 gene encoding pheophytinase, chloroplastic isoform X2, whose amino-acid sequence is MEILSYNSARCSSVVKLRSNSADRISNTKRSKISGSKRCKLLFPLRDFGNGSFRYSAAGRIGSNNSKIPRSSHLLVSNGSYDGYVVGSEEDLSSVSEDGKSIPKVLIPGLPDESNGFGVGSFHYEKQLKDLGRDYRVWALDFLGQGMSLPCEDPTPGLKGQKEDAERKDSVWGFGEETEPWANELVYSVDLWRDQVRYFVEEVIGEPVYVVGNSLGGYVSLYFAACNPQLVKGVTLLNATPFWGFLPNRSRSPRLAKVFPWAGTFPLPPRVRKLTELVWQKISDPKSIAEVLKQVYADHSTNVDKVFARILQTAQHPAAAASFASIMCAPQAQLSFNEALSQCQAQNVPVCLVYGKEDPWVKPVWGRQVKRQIPNAPYYEISPAGHCPHDEVPEVVNYLLRGWIKSLEAEGSISLPLLDDVEAPQNSIIRDLEFVREGAKKSLKVRVVESKSELWNRISSFIESRLGKVKLKS
- the LOC116188966 gene encoding pheophytinase, chloroplastic isoform X3, producing the protein MEILSYNSARCSSVVKLRSNSADRISNTKRSKISGSKRCKLLFPLRDFGNGSFRYSAAGRIGSNNSKIPRSSHLLVSNGSYDGYVVGSEEDLSSVSEDGKSIPKVLIPGLPDESNGECRAPISSCFWEWKPKLNVHYEKAGCENLKSPAILFLPGFGVGSFHYEKQLKDLGRDYRVWALDFLGQGMSLPCEDPTPGLKGQKEDAERKDSVWGFGEETEPWANELVYSVDLWRDQVRYFVEEVIGEPVYVVGNSLGGYVSLYFAACNPQLVKGVTLLNATPFWGFLPNRSRSPRLAKVFPWAGTFPLPPRVRKLTELVWQKISDPKSIAEVLKQVYADHSTNVDKVFARILQTAQHPAAAASFASIMCAPQAQLSFNEALSQCQAQNVPVCLVYGKEDPWVKPVWGRQVKRQIPNAPYYEISPAGHCPHDEVPEVKHHDARMTNAMLRSMISITGA